GCGACGCCTGTGCCGAGTGATACGCCGCAGCCGGTTGGCTCAGTGACCGCGACGCCGATTTCCGTCGCATCGCGCCCCTCGACCAGCGTGCTGGATGTGCTCGGCGACGTCGGCCCAGATATGCAGACGTGGCCCGACGACGCCCTGACGCCCGCCGACGATGGCGCGTGGCTGCTTTCGACTGGAACCAGCGGTGAAGCGAGCATCGACCTGACGCCGGACCTGCTGAACGCGCTGTTCCGCGCGGGCACGGCCAATTCGCTGGCGCGCGCAGACGCCACCTTCGAGCTGGTCGAGTCCGATCCTGGCGCGTTGGCGAACGGGCAGGCCGCGTTCGGCCTGGGGCTGGCGAACACGCTGGATCAGCGCACGATCGGGGAGGTGCAGGTTGGGGCGGACGTGATCGACCTGGGCCTGAATCAGGCGGGCCAGTTCCGCTCGCGCACACAGCTCCCGGCCCAGGACGCGCCGATCGAGCTGTCGGTGCGGCGCACCAACGAGACGACCTTCAGCTTTTACGTGGACGGCAAGCTTCTGGGCGACTCGGTGATGCTGTTCGCCGAGGGCCAGCCGGTGACGTTGATCCTCTACGTCGCCGGGCCGGGCGTCACCGTGCGAGTAACCGACTTCAACATCGACGCTGTGCCGCGTGGGGAGCTGCCGTAGCAGCCGGCGCACGGCATCATTGGCAGGGGGGCATCAGTTCTGGAAGGGACCGTATGCGCGTATCAGACACAGCGCTGAAAGACCTGTACCGTATCGGGAATACCATCGACACCTTTGCCCCCGGCCACTACGCCCGCGTGCTGGACGCCGAGCGCCTCGACACGGGCGAGACGGTCGCGTTCAAAGTCATGCGCCCGGAGCACTTCGGGACGGACGGCGCGCCGCGCTGGGAGGCGCGTGCCTTCGTCAACGAAGCCGATCTGCTGGTCAAGATATCGGCCAGCCCGGTGACCGTGCGCTTTTACGACTGCGGCTACCTGTCCGCGTCTGCCGAGCGGCCCGACGGCGGCAAGATCGCCTCATTTGGCACCAGCGTCGCGGCCTTTCGGGAGAACCTGTATCCCTATATCGCCGAAAATTGGCGTCCGTATCTGGCGCTGGAATATCTACCCCGGCACAACAACCTCTTTTATCAGATGAAGCCCAACACGCCGAACAACCGCCGCCGCCTGCCGACGGAAGAGGGCATCGATCTGGCGCTGCAGTTCGCGGAATTTCTACGCGTGGCGCACGAGCAGTCGGTGGTCTATCTCGACCACAAGCTGGAGCACGTGTATTGGGACGGCGAAACGCTGCGCGTCATCGACCTGAACAGCTCGCAGCAGATCCAGGCGGGCACGCATACGCTGGATCAGTCGCTGGCGCAGGACATTCATAACCTGTGCGTGGGCATCCTGTACCCGGTTTTCACCGGGCTGTCACCGCAGAAAGGTGCGCTGATGCCCCAGCCTGCGTCGCAGGCTGAGGTCGAGCAGCGGTATTCGGACGTGAACAACCTGGACTTTGGCATCGAGCCGACGCTTAGCCAGACGATTCAGGACGTGTTGCAGCGTGGTGCGCGGCGCGACATCCCGAACGTGCGCACGTTCGTCGCGGGGTTGGAACGGGCCGCGCTGCGGCTCGGCTGGGAGCTGCCCGGCCAGCATACGTCGCCCGGCCTGCGCGACGCACGCAGCCGTATGCGCGCGGGGCTGGCCGAGCTTCGCGATGGGCAGGACGCCTTGCGCCGCGCCCGCGAAAGCCTGCTGGAGGCGGTGATTCTGGATGACATCAACGAAGACATGGAAGCCGAGCTGCGCCGTCTGCTGGCCCAGATCAACGATACGCTGAATGCTCGTGTCATTCCGTAGTGGCATAACCACCTCATTGGGAGAGACTTATGGCCGACCTCAAACAACAGCTGGATACGCTGCGCCGCGAGCTGGATGCGCTGCCGTCCAGCGCGACCGCCAGCGAGCTGGCCCAGCTCGAAGCGGAGGCGCGCACGCTGCTGGCCCAGAGCAAAAACACGCCCTACGAGGAAGCGGCGCGCGACCTGTTCGCCGAGCTGGCACGGCGCAGCGCACCGGCTTCTCCTGAAGCAGCGACGGTGCGCAGTCTGCTGCGGCGCGCGCGTATTCGGATTGAGATCGCCGGGGACGAAGACGACATCGACGAGGCGGTGGATATTCTGGCCGAAGCGTTGGAGCACGATCCCGATAACGCCGAGACGTTGGAACTACTGCATCAGGCCGCCGAGCGCAGCCCGCAGCTCAACCTCAAGGTGACCGGGCTACTCGACCGCTACGACCTGGGAGCCGCGCCCGTGCTCCAGGCTCCTGCTCAACCCTACGAAGAAACACCCGTGCCGGACAACGGTTCCGGGACGCCTGTCGCATCTGCGACGGGCACCATGTCCGCCTTTTCCGGCGCGATGAGCGATCTACTCTCGGACGTGACGCAGGCGTACTATTCCGGTGACTACCAGCGCGCAGTCGATCTGTCCAACCGCATCCTCTCGGAAGATCCCGACAACGTGCAGGCGCAGGAATATCGCCAGAAGGCCGAAGATAACCTGCTGCGCGGCGTCGTGCCCGATCACCGAATACCGTTCGACGCGCGCGTGGCCTACAACCGGGCCAACTCACTGGTGCGCGCGGGCAATTACGACGAAGCCGAGCGCCTCTACCGCGAAGCGCGCGATCTGGCGGCGCGGTCCGGCATCACCAGTTGGAAGGACGTCGAGCAGGCGCTGCTGGATATTCAGGATCTGGCGCTGGCGCGCGAGCTGCTGGCCGAAGGCGACCGTTTGCTGGCGGCGGATGATTGGGATGGCGCGCTGCAAAAGTATGACGGGGCGCTGCGCGTGGTGCCCAACGACCCGATGGCGCAGGACCGCATCGACCTCGTGGGACGGGTGCGCACGCAGTTCGATCAAGTAGCGGTGCAGCTCAACATGGCGAGCGGTTCCCTGGCGGAGCGCGCCAAGCTGCTGCAGGAACTGCTCAACACGGTGGCCGGACTGCGGCAGATGATGCCCGGCAGCGAACGGCTTAACCGGCTCTCGCGCGAGATTGAGGAGCGGATCGACAACCTTGTCGCGCAGTTGTACAGCCAGGCCCAGGGCGCGATGACGCGCGTCGAATCGGCCACGGTGCTCGACGAGCGCTTGCGACTGACTACGGACGCCGTGCGCGCGCTGGAAACCGCTGCCGCGCTGGCTCCCGCCGACGATGAAATCAACGCGATGTTGCAGCGGGCGCGCCAGGGCGAGGCGGACATGTCCGAAGCGCGACACATCATCGAGCGCGCCTCGGCGCTGATCGCGCAGAATTACGAGAACGAGCTGGCCCAGGCCCGCACGATGCTGGCCGGGCTGCGCGCCTACGCGCAGGACCCGCGTTACCGCATGATCGTGGCCGACTTGCTGGCGCGTCACCTGGAACGCGTCGAGGCGGCGCTGGATCAGAACGATCCGGCCACGGCGCAGCGCTGGCTGGACGTGACCAAAGACGAGCCGTTTCGCATCCTGGGGCGGCGCACCGAGATCCTGCGACTGGAAGAAGGCGTGCGCACAATGCGCCGCCGCCGCTATGCGCTGTGGAGCGCCAGCGGAATCGTGATCCTGGTCGTGCTGCTGGCCGTAGCGCTGGCGACGCGTCCTGCCTGGGGACCGATCGTGAATCCGCCGACCAACACGCCGACGCTGACGCCATCTAGCACGCCCACCGCGACGGTCACCTCCACGCCGACGCTGACGCCGTCCGTCACGCCGACGTCCACCTGGACGCCGACACCCAGCCTGACGCCGACGCATACCTGGACGCCCACGCCGAGCCTGACGCCCACCGAGACTTACACGCCCAGCGTTACGCCGACTGCCAGCGACTCCCCGGTGCCGAGCGATACGCCGACCGCAACGTATACGCCCAGCCAGACCGCGACGCCGGAGGCACTCTGCCGCGTCTCGGTGAACCGGAACGGCGCATACATCCGCGAGCGCCCGACGACGCTTTCGCCGCAGATCACGGTGGTGGCGCAGGGTACGGCGCTGCAGGTCATGGCGCAGGATTACGACGACGGCGGCCAGTTGTGGTATCGCGTGAAGTTCCGTGCGGGACCGACCGAGTACAACGGCTGGATCGCCGCGTTCCTGATCGTGGAAATTGGGGATCGTGAATGTCCGCAGCCGCCTGCGTTCTAGAGACAGCCGCATCGAAAATGAAAGAGGCCGCTCATCTGAGTGGCCTCTGGTGTGGGTCGTAGAAGACTCGAACTTCTGACCTCGTCGATGTCAACGACGCGCTCTAGCCAACTGAGCTAACGACCCGCGAGTGCAATCATTATAGTGAACCCCGGCTCAATACGCAAGGGTGGATCGCGCATGATTTCAGGACTTTTTGAGGGACGCGGGGACACCGGGGCAGCGCGTCATTCGGTGAAAATGTCCCTGTCGGCGGCGCGCCGCGCCGTGCTATAATCTCGCCTGGCTCACGAGCCGCACACAGGTAGGCCGCTATGCCAGAGTCGCTCCAAAACACCTTAGTCTACGTCACCGGCGCGTTTTTTGTGCTGGCGCTCTTGCTGGTGCTGATCTCGCTTCGTCTGTTTCGCCGCAGCCGGACCGACGTCTTCTGGCGGCGGCGGCGCGAGGCGGGCCAGCGCGGCTGGCGACTGTTTCTGTTGGGCGGCGTGCTGCTGGTTCTCAGCGCCGTAGCCTGTGTGTCGTCAGTGGCACTCTCCATTTTTGGCGAGGAGGACACGACGCCTGCCATTCCGACGGAGATCGCGGGCGGGCGCACGGCGGACGTGCTGGACGAGGTAACCGCGACGGACACCCTGGAAGCGCTGCCGACGACGGCGCTGGTCGATGAAGCGATTACGCTGCCGCCGCAACCTGTCGAACCGACCGAACCAGTCGTCACGCCGACCCCGGCGCCGACTGTCGTCGTGATCATCACCGCGACCCCGCCCCTGACTACGCCCCTGCCGACGCCGTTCGCTACCTTTACCCCCTACGTGACGCCCGTCGTGTCCAGCGTGACACCCAGCCCGGACGCTGCGCTCGAAATCACCGCGCTCGACAGCGCCATTTCCGACCAGCTCGGCCCAGTCAATCCCGCCACGCGCTTCGAAGCCGGGATCAAGCGCATCTATCTGTTCGTGGATTTCAGCAACATGGCGCAGGGTGTGCTGTGGAAGCGCGAGCTGTACCACGACGGCGATCTGCTCGACGGCAATACGTACCTGTGGGGGTCGGAGTCGGACGGCAGCAGCTACTTCTTCTTCGGCAGCGACACAGGCTTCGTGGCAGGTGACTATGAGATCCGCCTGTACATTGGCGAGTCCAACACGCCGGTCAGCAGCGCGCGCTTCACGGTCACCGAGCCTTCCTCCTGATTTCTGACATGCGCAGCCGGTCCGCGCGGAATCTGTTCAGAGATCGAGCGCGGCTCGCCATCGCGGTCTGCGTGCTGGGCGGGCTGGCCCTGCGGCTGGCGCTGCTGATCCATGCCGGGTGGCGCTACGACTACGACGAGGGTATGGTCGGCCTGCAGGTGCTGCGTATCCAACGCGGCGCGCACCCCGTTTTTCACCCCGGCCAGCCCTACCTCGGCGCGCTCGAATCCTACCTGATCGTCCCGCTGTTTGCTTTGTTCGGCGCGAATGCCGTGACGCTGAAGCTCGTCCCGTGGCTGCTGTCCGGCGCGTATGTGGGCACGACGGGCTGGCTTGGTATGCGGGCGTTCGACCGGCAGGTTGGGGCGCTGACGGCGGTGCTGGCCGCGTTTGGGCCGGTGTATTTGCTCGTCACGGGGATGAAAACCTGGGGCGCGACCGCCGAGACACTTGTGCTCGGCAACCTGGCGCTGATTGCGGCAAGTTACGTTGTGGACGCGGATCGTTCCCTGGACGCGCGGATACGCGCACTGGCCTTGCTGGGGCTGATCGCGGGGATAGCGTTCTGGGTGTCGTGGTTGTTCGTGTTTTACGCGCTGCCGGTGGCGGTTGTGCTTATATGGCGCGGGCGCGATCTGCCGCGCAGGATGTGGGCGTTGGCTGTGCTGGCGTTCCTGGTGGGGAGCGCGCCGTTCTGGGCCTACAACGTGGATCATCCACTGGCGACGTTCCGCTACTTTCTGGATGAGCGCGGCGCGGTTCCAGCGACGACGGGGCAGGTGCTCGATCACCTCGTCAACGACCTCGGCCCCCGGCTGGTCAGCGGCGATCCGGCATGGGGACGGCTTAGTTGGCCCGCGATCTGGTGGTTACAACTTGTCTATGAGGGCGGCGCGGCGCTGTTGGTGCTGTGGGCGGTGTGCGGCCCGTGGGTGCCGGAGCGACGCCCTGCGCGCGCACTGCTGGCGCTGTTCGCGCTCGGCGTGCCAGTAATCTATGTGCTCAGCGGGTGGGGCGACCGCGCGCTGAACGCATATGGCTTCGACGCGACCGGGCGCTACGTACTGATGCTGTACAGCGCGCTGCCCATCGGGGCAGCGGCGGCGCTGATCGCGCTGGGACGCTGGCGACCCTGGCTGCGTGGGCTTGCGGCGGCGGCGGTGACCAGCGTGATCGCGCTTAACCTGCTGGGAGTCGTGCGCGCCGACCCAATGCGCGCGTTCACATCGCCGTACTATACGCGCCAGCCCGCGACACTGGAGCCGCTGATCGCGTTTCTCGACCAACAAGGCATCACCGCCGTCTGGACGGACGTGGGCATCGCGCACGTGCTGATGTTCGAGACGCACGAGCGCATCGTAGCGGCGGACTGGTACGACATTTATGCAGCCAAAGGGCTGCTGCGCTTCCCGGACGTGCCGGTCGAGATCGCGCAGGCAGATCGCGTCGCGTTCGTGGAGACGATTCTGCCCGGCCAGACGGACGTGCCCATCGAGCA
This sequence is a window from Aggregatilinea lenta. Protein-coding genes within it:
- a CDS encoding SH3 domain-containing protein, with protein sequence MADLKQQLDTLRRELDALPSSATASELAQLEAEARTLLAQSKNTPYEEAARDLFAELARRSAPASPEAATVRSLLRRARIRIEIAGDEDDIDEAVDILAEALEHDPDNAETLELLHQAAERSPQLNLKVTGLLDRYDLGAAPVLQAPAQPYEETPVPDNGSGTPVASATGTMSAFSGAMSDLLSDVTQAYYSGDYQRAVDLSNRILSEDPDNVQAQEYRQKAEDNLLRGVVPDHRIPFDARVAYNRANSLVRAGNYDEAERLYREARDLAARSGITSWKDVEQALLDIQDLALARELLAEGDRLLAADDWDGALQKYDGALRVVPNDPMAQDRIDLVGRVRTQFDQVAVQLNMASGSLAERAKLLQELLNTVAGLRQMMPGSERLNRLSREIEERIDNLVAQLYSQAQGAMTRVESATVLDERLRLTTDAVRALETAAALAPADDEINAMLQRARQGEADMSEARHIIERASALIAQNYENELAQARTMLAGLRAYAQDPRYRMIVADLLARHLERVEAALDQNDPATAQRWLDVTKDEPFRILGRRTEILRLEEGVRTMRRRRYALWSASGIVILVVLLAVALATRPAWGPIVNPPTNTPTLTPSSTPTATVTSTPTLTPSVTPTSTWTPTPSLTPTHTWTPTPSLTPTETYTPSVTPTASDSPVPSDTPTATYTPSQTATPEALCRVSVNRNGAYIRERPTTLSPQITVVAQGTALQVMAQDYDDGGQLWYRVKFRAGPTEYNGWIAAFLIVEIGDRECPQPPAF